One Nostoc sp. CENA543 genomic window, GTGTATTTAGAAAACGGCGTGATTTCTACATTAAAGTCAAATTAGCTCAGGGAACTTACAGCAAAACCCCAACTGCTTAATATAACAGCTAGGGTTAATTTAAAATGCTACTGATTTATTCAAGTTAGAAATTGATTGCTGATCTAAATTGACAAACATCAGCAGATAAATCTTCCTTAATTACTCAATTCTAATAACTGCCTACTGGTATGAACATTTTCTGTTTTCATCACTTGATATAATACAGTTTCTCTAATGTTGATAAACCCATCACTACTTCTATCTCTAGGGCGTGGTAAATTCACAGGTAAATCTAAAGCAATTTGTCCTTCTTCAATGAGAATCACTCTGTCTGCTAGTGCTACAGCTTCTTCCACATCATGAGTTACTAAAAAGGCTGTAAATCCTCTTTCTTGCCATAAATTTTCAATCAGTTGCTGCATTTCCAAACGAGTCAGAGCGTCTAAAGCTCCTAGAGGTTCATCAAGCAGTAACAAACGTGGTTGATTCACTAAAGCTCTAGCTAAAGATACCCGTTGGCGTTGTCCTCCAGAAAGTACAGATGGCCATTCTTTAGCCCTATCTTTGAGTCCAACTTTCTCTAAAGCCCAAAGAGCCTTTTCTTCCCACTTGTCATGCAAGCCTAAACCCACGTTGTCAATCACACTTTTCCAAGGTAACAATCGAGGATCTTGAAACATGACGCGGATGGAATCACCAAGTTTACGCAATGGCTCTCCATCTAATAGTATGCCGCCACCACTTGCCTTATCCAAGCCTGATACTAGACGCAACAGAGTGCTTTTACCGCAACCACTACGCCCTACTATTGCGACAAACTCCCCTGCTTTTACTTCTAAATTCAAAGAGTTTAAGACAGTTTGCTTACCAAAAGCCTTCGTCAAATCTAGAATACTGAGTTGTGTACCTTGCACACTTGCTTGTAAATTTGCCACCATTTTCTAAATCTCCTACAATTTCAAGTTGGATAATTATCTTTGTTGATAGTTGGGATTCCATGCCAAAAATTTGGTTTCTAATGTTCTGGCGATGGCATCTGCTAGCTTACCGAGCAAGGCATAAATCACAATACTCAACACCACAACATCTGTTTGCATGAATTCACGGGCATTCATTGCCATATAACCAATTCCAGAATCAGCCGCTATTGTTTCTGCCACAATTAGGGTTAACCACATAATCCCTAAAGAGAAACGAACACCGACAAGAATGGAAGATAATGCACCAGGAAAAATTATGTGCCACAAAAGTTGCGGAGTTTTTAATCCATAAACTTTGCCCATTTCAATTAATCCCGGATCTACACTACGAATACCGTGAAATGTGTTGAGATAAAGCGGGAAGAAAACTCCCAATGACACAAGAAATAATCTAGCTTGATCACCAATACCAAACCATAAAATTACCAAGGGAATTGTTGCCAAATTAGGGATAGTACGAAGCATTTGTAAGGAACTATCTAACAACTTTTCTGCCACACGAGAAAAGCCGTTGAGTAAGCCTAAACCAAACCCAATACTACCCCCAACTATGAAACCAGATATCGCCCGTGCAGCACTGATGCCTACGTGATGAAAGAGTTCACCACTAGCAGCTAATTTCAAGGCTGTGAATAATACACCACTAGGTGCAGGCAAAATTCTACTAGAGAGTATTCCAAGTCTAGAAGCCGTTTCCCAAAACGTCAGGACTAAAAAAGGCACAATCCAAGGAACTATTTTCTGGACATATGGATGATTAATCAGCCATTTGAGTGATATGTGGTAGCTTTTGGTATTTCTCAGAGTAATAGTCACGTTGCTGCGCTCCGAATTCAAATTAATATACGGCAAGGCTTTAGCCTAAAAATTTCAAATTTTTAATCCACGTAGAAACATTTAGGCAATTGTATATTTTTTATAAGTCATGAAGAACTCTTGAGGAATGGTGTAGAGTCCGCAGACGAAGATGATTTTGCCTATAAAATTGACCCCATCTTTGAGGACTTTGTTATTAAATACAGTATATCGACCAATTTACCGTAGATTATAGCCAAAATTTTACACCAAATTCTGTAAAAAGCAACATTAAAAGATAGGAAGTAGGAAGAAAAAGATTTTGATCAGATTTTATTGATGACATCACACTCTAGGTAGGTAGAACAGGGTAAATATTTGTAGTTGTTATCAGGGAGAGAGCAAGGAGACAGAGAGCAGGGGGAGAAAAATCCAATGATTATATTTCCTCTGATTAAAGAATTTATTTTCTGGAAGTTTCTAAATACCCACAAGTTGTGGGCAATACTAATTTTGGACGAAAAGCCTAGATTAATAAACTATTCTGGAAGTTCAAACCAATACTAAGTAGAACGACTCGAAAAAACCAAACTATGTGAAGTAAGGTAAAAAGATTGGAATCTAGTTCGTAGTAAGGACTTCAGTCCTTATCAGAGGACTAAAGTCCTCTCTACGAGACGCTTGCGCGAACACTACAAACCTTGAATTATTTACACCGTTCTACTTACCTAGCTAGTCAAGCTACGAAAGCAGCACCTAAATCCTACTCTTAGCTCGGTTGTGTTCTGGACTGTTAAAGACTGCAAAATTTGTAAAAAATTATTAGCAAACTTGTTTTGAGGCATACTTGCATTTTTCATAAAGATGTGAGATGCTCTGTTAAAGAACAAACTACGGTAAATCAATCGATTTAAAGTAGATAATAAAAATACATTACAAGTATCCCATTGACTGACTATTTAGCCAAAGTCAAGAGAGATATGATTTGGGCTGATCAAAGACTTTTAAAGTCAAAAATATCGAATTAATTATCTTGTTAGCAAAGACATAAGATAAAGCACAGGAGTCAGAATTTGAGCTTTATCCTTGTTTTTCACGATGGGATAAATTAGTTTATGGAACTCCCTAGATGAAAAATCATGTAAATGTATTTAGAAGATAAGAATATAGGACTTCAAAACATAACTCAACTGGGCTAAGGGAAATTTTGATCACGCCCAATAGTAAACAATCTTCAAATCTAGATTGATGAACTGAACTCAACAATTAATCTATGACTCAACTGAAAACACTACCTAGTTACGATCCAACATTATTTGAGGGTGCGGCTGAGGTTTACGCTCAATATAGAACTAAATACCCGCCTGCTGTATTCGATAAACTAACGGAAATATTTCATCTAAATGGTCAAGGAAGACTGTTAGATTTAGGGACTGGCCCTGGTTTAATAGCTATTCCCCTTAGTAAGAAATTTCAGGAAGTAGTAGCGATAGATCCTGATGCAGAAATGCTGCGGGAAGCGCAACAACAAGCAGTAAAAGCAGGAGCGAATAATATTACTTGGCTAGAACAAGGTGCAGAACTGATTAACTCTAGTTTAGGAGTATTTAATCTAGCTACTATTGGTAGAGCTTTTCATTGGATGGAACGGGAACTGGTACTAGAACGCCTGTATGAATTATTAACAGAAGATGGAGGAATCGCACTTCTTAATACTGGTGATAATCCTTGGGTAAGTTCCTTACCTTGGAAACAAGCCGCAATTGGAGTTGTGAAAAAATGGTTAGGCGAAGAAAGACGCACTGGACAGCGTGGACAAGGTATTCGTAAACCAGTTGATCCTCCGCACGAAGTTGTCATTGCTAATTCCCAATTTGCTCGTCAAGAAGTTTATGAAGTGCCATTTGAAAAGTCTTGGACAGTCTCTAGCTATATTGGCTATCTATACACTACAGCTTTCTCCTTGAAAATTTTCTATGGCGAGCAAACGGAAGCTTTTGAAGCAGATATCACAGAAGCATTACTAGCAGTTGAGCCTTCTGGAGAATTTAAAGAAGAATTGACAGCAACAATTCATGTTGTTTGGAAACATTGAATTGCATATTTAGTAGCTTTTTAGAACTATCCAGGACTTACGCCAGTGTCACAATCAATGGTAGGTGCGTGACGCTATAAGTCTTATTACTACGTTCAAATCGTTTCGCAGCGTCACACACCCTACATAAAAAATATGCCAGTTGCGTAAGTCCTACTATCGTCAACCTCAACATTCAGTAGTTTTCATCAATCAATCGAATATGATTAACCGCCGTCGTTTTATCAATTTTGCCACATCTAGTGTAGGTGGTTTTTCCTTGGCTTATCTGTTGGGAAGTTGTAGCCAACAAAGCCAACAGAATGTGGCAAATAGTAGCAGTTCTCTGGAGATCAAAACTAAAGTTCTCCGCATGGGTTATCAAAGTGCAGGGGATCTCGTCCGCAATCGGCAAGTTTTGGAGAAACGCTTAGATCCATTAGGAATCAAGGTTGAATGGTTACAATTTGCCCAAGGGCCTCAACTTATGGAAGGGATGGCGGCCCGTAGGGTTGATGTGGGATCAGTGGGAGAAACACCGCCAATTTTTGCCCAAGTCGCTGGTTCAGAAATTGTTTACGTCGTTGGTACGCAAAGAACCGCAACAACCGGCAGAAGTAGTGTGATTGCTGTTCCTCCAGAGTCCCCGCTACAAAAGCTTGAGGAGATTAAGGGACAAGAAGTATATTTTCAAAAAGGCTCGGCATCACATTATTTTATACTAAGAGCTTTGCAGTCAATTGGTTTGACCATCAAAGACATTAAAATCAAGAGTATTCCGAATGTTGAAGCTAGGGCTGCTTTTATCGAAGGGAAAATACCTGTTTGGGTGAGTGGAGATCCCCACTATGCGATCGCCCAAGAAATGGGTCGCATTCGTGTTCTTAGAGATGGTGTAGGGCTAGATACTCCTGGTGGTTACTACGTCGCTGACAGGAAATTTGCACAAGAAAATCCTGGAGTGCTGAAAATAGTGATTGAAGAACTTCATGCCCTTGATAAATGGGCGGAAGCAAATCGAGATGAAGTGAAAAAATTGATGATCACAGAACAAAAACTTAAGCCAGATGTAGCTGACAAAGTCATGTCTCGTCGTACTTTCGCTGGACGTAGAGGATTAAGTCCTGCATTGATAGCAGAACAACAACGTGTAGCAGATTTGTTCTTTGAAACAGGTGTTATTCCTAAAAAAATTGATATTAAAGAAGCCTTACTTCCATCTGATTTGTATGCTGCTATTACACCAGCAGAAATTATGGTTTAGATGATGTTTTGAGAAACATTACAAACTGTTGTATGTTCAGATGAAAGTATTGAACAGGAATTTTGCACATTTTCTCATCAGAATTATTTAACTAGATGGGGCGGCTAAATCAGCCGTCTATTTCCATTTTCTGTGAACAAGCTATTAATTGTGAATCGCTATAAATGCGAGATCAAATTGCATGACAAAGAAGGTAAGAATTTCTAAATCTTTTCAACGTGCTGCTAATGCACCAAATTTGCCTGATACACCATTTCGATTTATTTGTTATTTTGTGAACCAGTTTCGATGGTGGTATTTAGCAATGGTCATTTCGGAGATACTGCACGCCACTTGCGGAATTATGCTCCCCTATGCGATAGGTGAAATTATTCGTAGCGTGACGCGATCGCCTGGAAATAACCAGCAAATTTTTGCTGCTATTAGCCAACCCTTGATGCTGTTCACCGCTTTAAGTGTCGGTGAAGTTGTCTTTGGACGAACAGCCGGACTATTGCAAACCATCCTTCATCCCATTCATCGGCAACATATTGTCCGTTCTCTATATGCTTACTTGCAACATCATTCCCATCGTTACCTGAGCAGTAGTTTTGCTGGCGCATTAGCACATCGCATCGGTGAAACTTCTTTGGGTGTAACTCAGACAATGCAAATGCTGATTACGGAATTTATGTCTGTGATCATTGTGTATATTGTCTCCACGATTTTGTTGTATCGTGTATATCCTCCTCTGGCTGCATTTGTGGGTGTGTGGGCAGTTTTGTTTATCAGTATTTCCTTTTGGCTGGCGACTCGCTGCCGAATTTACTCCCGCCGAGCCGCATCTGCTAGAAGTGAGACGACTGGTATAATTGTAGACGCGGTAACAAATCTCAGCAGTAGCCGATTATTTGCTCGTTTGGGTTTTGAAAGACGTTATTTAAATGAGCAATTAAGGCACGAACTCAAAGAGGTGAGAAAGTCTAATTGGTATTCGGAGCGAATTCGCTGGTTTCAGTTCATCTCAGCCGCAATTTTGAAAATCGGGACTTTATATTACTCACTTTCGCTGTGGAGTCAAGGATTAATTGCGGCGGCTGACTTTGTTGTAGCGACTAGCTTATCATTACTAATTATTAGTGAAGCCCGAAATTTAAGCCGACGGTTTATTGAATTTTTTGAACACATCGGTAATGTTGCTAACGGTGTGCATACCATTGTTCAACCCCATGAGTTGATTGATCGCGAGCAAGCGGTCGCTCACCCCATTACCCAAGGTAAAATTGAATTTCGGCAAGTCAATTTTAGCTACACAGATGGGAAGAAAGTCTTTGAGAATCTTTCGATCACGATCAAACCAGGAGAAAGAGTTGGCTTAGTGGGCTTTTCCGGTTCTGGAAAATCCACCTTTGTGAATTTGATTTTACGTTTATTTGATCCACAATCAGGACAAATTCTGATTGATGGGGTCGATATTCAAGATATGACTCAGGATGCTCTCCACGCGCAAATTAGCTTGATTCCGCAAGACCCCTCCCTATTTCATCGCACATTGATAGAAAATATTCGTTACGGACGCATAGATGCAACCGATGAGGAAGTGATTGCAGCCGCACGCAAGGCTTATGCTCACGATTTTATTTGCCAAATCCAAGACGGTTATCATTCCTTGGTAGGTGAACGTGGTGTCAAACTATCTGGAGGACAAAGACAACGAATTGCGATCGCGCGGGTAATTCTCAAAGATGCTCCTATTCTCATCTTGGATGAAGCTACATCTAGCCTCGATTCCATTACAGAAAAAGCAATTCAAGACACTTTAGATTTAGTCATGGATGGAAAAACTGTTATTGTAGTGGCTCACAGGTTATCTACGATTGCCCATCTAGATCGTATCTTGGTATTTGATCGAGGTCGCATTGTCGAAGATGATTGTCATGATAATTTATTGGCAAATCGTGGTGCTTACTACAGGTTATGGAAAATGCAGGCTGGTGGATTTTTACCTGTAGAAATAAATAATTAAAATTTATCCAAAATTACTCAAAGGGATGAAAGTAAACACCTTACTTTTATCCTTGTTGTTTTTGTAGAAAAGAACTATATAACAATACTTGATTTTGGGCAAATTATTATGGTAATCTGTCTTTAAATAATTAACTACGGTTTATTTATAGACAAAACGTAGTTAATTACTTGGATAATTAAAATACTTGGCAAAAATATATTGGTTCTTGCATTAGTTTTATGGCACGGCATTAAAATAGCCATTTTATAGAAAGGCTCAAAAAAATCAAATCCAATCATAGCAAGGAACATAAGCTGTGATTAGATTTTATTTATTATTCGACTCCATAAAAGAACCTGAAGAGCCAATATATTTTGGTCAAACCAAATAGCTCCTTATCCGACAACATTGCTTTGTGATGTAGAGTTGCGTAACTCTCACATTATTTTCTAATTTGATCAAATCGATGTTTATGTTAATAAATATCGACTTGAAGGCTTTAACTTCGTTAACAAACATAATCTCAACCTCTGTTAGCAAGAAATCATGTTCACTAGTAAATCTCAACCTCACAAAATTTGGCGGCGTTTGACATCAGTCTTAGTACCAGGACTATTAACTCTAGGGTTAGTCAGTTATACGGCAGAAGCAACAAAAACTACAACCCAAGCGGTGAATAAAACACTAATAACTAATGGCAATACCACAATATCTAATAGCAATCAGGCTGAATTATCCGAACTCCAAGTATCAAAATTAAATGCCACATTACTTCCAATATCTCCAAGCTTAGTGGCTCAAGCATCAAACAAAAATAGGCAAGGAATTAAAACTAATGTACTTAGAATGGGGTATCAACAAGCTGGTGATTTAGTTAGAATTACCGGAGTTTTGGAAAAGCGGCTAGAACCTCTGGGTGTCAAGGTAGAATGGGCACAATTTGCTCAAGGACCCCAGTTGATGGAGGCCATGAATGTAGGCAGAATTGACTTAGGTTCTGTGGGAGAGACTCCCCCGATTTTTGCTCAAGCAGCTGGTGCGCCAATTGTTTATGTTGTTGGTTCACAACGTACTGCAAATAGTGGTAAAGGTAGTGCGATCGCAGTACCTCCAGACTCTCCAATTAAAAGCGTCAGAGATTTGAAAGGAAAAACAGTAGTTTTCCAAAGAGGTTCTGCTTCTCATTATTTTATCCTGAGAGCTTTGGAAGAAGTGGGTTTAAAACCCAATGACATTAAAATCCAAAGTATTCCTAACGTAGAAGCATCTAGTGCATTTCTAGAAGGAAAAATTCCTGTTTGGGTCACAGGCGATCCTCATTTAGCAAGAGCAGAGAAATTAGGTAAGGTAAGGATTATTAGAAATGCCCAAGGTCTTGATACTCCTGGTAGTTACTATGTTGGACTGAGGAAGTTTGCCATTGATAACCCTACATTACTGCGAATAGTCATTGAAGAAATCGATAAAATCCAACGCTGGGCGCAAGCAAATCCCAAAGAGACTGCCAAGCTAGTAGGACAACATCAAAAACTACCTCCAGACGTGATGGATTTGGTTCTTAGTCGTCGCTCTTACGGCTTAAGAGCTATTACTCCAGAGTTAATCAGAGAGCAGCAGCGAATCGCTGATTACTTCCATAAAAATGGTGTGATTCCCAAACGAATTAATATTCAGGAAGCTACGTTGACACAGCAACAGTACGCAACCATTACTCCACCATCAATCAGCCGAAGATAGGAGCAAAAAAAATCTCGGTGAAGTCCATTCGACATCTCAGCTAAGATATATAGCGGATTGCCACCGGATAGAGTACAGATTCATCCGCCTTAATCTGGGTTTAATTATTTTGCCTGTACCTCACTCACGTTGAAAACCCCTATGAATCAATTCAAAATTAAAGACAGCCATCCACAAGGGGGAGTGGCGTGAACGGGTTTCCCGACTTAAGAAAACTGGCGTTGGGGTTTCTACCTACCTTGAGTAACAAGGATTTTTTCTCTGAAGAGACGCTACGTGTAGCGGTACGAAGTACGGTTTTGAACCTATACTTTTTCCGATAAATAAGCCGTTTTACCTTTAATTTTGAATATTAGCAGGGGGCAGAGGGGAAATATTTTCACCCTTGCCCCCTGCTCCCTGTCCCTCATTTCCTTCTAGAGGCGTAATTGTCAACTAAACTTCAATTAACTTAAAACCCCAAGGTTTGAGTGCAGCTAAAGCAATTTCTTTATCTATCCCTTCGTAGACTTCCCATTCTAGGGGATGGTCTTTTGGGTGTCCGTCGCCTACATTTCCCGCAACCTTAATAATGGGACAATTGACCAGGCGATCGCGCTCTAATCTTTTAGGGATGGCTAACTGAACCTTACGACCGATAAATTTTACTGTACTATCTTTGGCCACAGACTCACGAATTAAACAGATATCACCAGCCGTTCCCCAAGTGGTTTCGTAGATATGGAGAAACGATATATAGGTTTCTGGTTTGATGGTTCTTTTGAAAACTTTCATGGTCTGTCATCCTAAGATTGAGGAGCGAAAAAGTTGCTAAAACACGATAATCATCCACATACTAGCAGCCAGTCCCAGAACTGTGAAATGTTGCCAAAGCATATTTTTCCAAGGTTGTTTCGCAATCTTCTGGGTTAATACCATCGTTAACAATACTGAAAATATTAAAACGCTACCTTGTAAGAAAGCAATGACTGCGGGGTGTGCTACCAACACGGGTAATTGTTCGCTGTGTAAGCCAAAGGTAGCAAAGGTGACTGGCAAAATTTTTCCCCCTTCGCCCAA contains:
- a CDS encoding aliphatic sulfonate ABC transporter substrate-binding protein, giving the protein MFTSKSQPHKIWRRLTSVLVPGLLTLGLVSYTAEATKTTTQAVNKTLITNGNTTISNSNQAELSELQVSKLNATLLPISPSLVAQASNKNRQGIKTNVLRMGYQQAGDLVRITGVLEKRLEPLGVKVEWAQFAQGPQLMEAMNVGRIDLGSVGETPPIFAQAAGAPIVYVVGSQRTANSGKGSAIAVPPDSPIKSVRDLKGKTVVFQRGSASHYFILRALEEVGLKPNDIKIQSIPNVEASSAFLEGKIPVWVTGDPHLARAEKLGKVRIIRNAQGLDTPGSYYVGLRKFAIDNPTLLRIVIEEIDKIQRWAQANPKETAKLVGQHQKLPPDVMDLVLSRRSYGLRAITPELIREQQRIADYFHKNGVIPKRINIQEATLTQQQYATITPPSISRR
- a CDS encoding ATP-binding cassette domain-containing protein: MVANLQASVQGTQLSILDLTKAFGKQTVLNSLNLEVKAGEFVAIVGRSGCGKSTLLRLVSGLDKASGGGILLDGEPLRKLGDSIRVMFQDPRLLPWKSVIDNVGLGLHDKWEEKALWALEKVGLKDRAKEWPSVLSGGQRQRVSLARALVNQPRLLLLDEPLGALDALTRLEMQQLIENLWQERGFTAFLVTHDVEEAVALADRVILIEEGQIALDLPVNLPRPRDRSSDGFINIRETVLYQVMKTENVHTSRQLLELSN
- a CDS encoding ABC transporter ATP-binding protein, with translation MTKKVRISKSFQRAANAPNLPDTPFRFICYFVNQFRWWYLAMVISEILHATCGIMLPYAIGEIIRSVTRSPGNNQQIFAAISQPLMLFTALSVGEVVFGRTAGLLQTILHPIHRQHIVRSLYAYLQHHSHRYLSSSFAGALAHRIGETSLGVTQTMQMLITEFMSVIIVYIVSTILLYRVYPPLAAFVGVWAVLFISISFWLATRCRIYSRRAASARSETTGIIVDAVTNLSSSRLFARLGFERRYLNEQLRHELKEVRKSNWYSERIRWFQFISAAILKIGTLYYSLSLWSQGLIAAADFVVATSLSLLIISEARNLSRRFIEFFEHIGNVANGVHTIVQPHELIDREQAVAHPITQGKIEFRQVNFSYTDGKKVFENLSITIKPGERVGLVGFSGSGKSTFVNLILRLFDPQSGQILIDGVDIQDMTQDALHAQISLIPQDPSLFHRTLIENIRYGRIDATDEEVIAAARKAYAHDFICQIQDGYHSLVGERGVKLSGGQRQRIAIARVILKDAPILILDEATSSLDSITEKAIQDTLDLVMDGKTVIVVAHRLSTIAHLDRILVFDRGRIVEDDCHDNLLANRGAYYRLWKMQAGGFLPVEINN
- a CDS encoding class I SAM-dependent methyltransferase; the protein is MTQLKTLPSYDPTLFEGAAEVYAQYRTKYPPAVFDKLTEIFHLNGQGRLLDLGTGPGLIAIPLSKKFQEVVAIDPDAEMLREAQQQAVKAGANNITWLEQGAELINSSLGVFNLATIGRAFHWMERELVLERLYELLTEDGGIALLNTGDNPWVSSLPWKQAAIGVVKKWLGEERRTGQRGQGIRKPVDPPHEVVIANSQFARQEVYEVPFEKSWTVSSYIGYLYTTAFSLKIFYGEQTEAFEADITEALLAVEPSGEFKEELTATIHVVWKH
- a CDS encoding aliphatic sulfonate ABC transporter substrate-binding protein codes for the protein MINRRRFINFATSSVGGFSLAYLLGSCSQQSQQNVANSSSSLEIKTKVLRMGYQSAGDLVRNRQVLEKRLDPLGIKVEWLQFAQGPQLMEGMAARRVDVGSVGETPPIFAQVAGSEIVYVVGTQRTATTGRSSVIAVPPESPLQKLEEIKGQEVYFQKGSASHYFILRALQSIGLTIKDIKIKSIPNVEARAAFIEGKIPVWVSGDPHYAIAQEMGRIRVLRDGVGLDTPGGYYVADRKFAQENPGVLKIVIEELHALDKWAEANRDEVKKLMITEQKLKPDVADKVMSRRTFAGRRGLSPALIAEQQRVADLFFETGVIPKKIDIKEALLPSDLYAAITPAEIMV
- the ssuC gene encoding aliphatic sulfonate ABC transporter permease SsuC; the encoded protein is MTITLRNTKSYHISLKWLINHPYVQKIVPWIVPFLVLTFWETASRLGILSSRILPAPSGVLFTALKLAASGELFHHVGISAARAISGFIVGGSIGFGLGLLNGFSRVAEKLLDSSLQMLRTIPNLATIPLVILWFGIGDQARLFLVSLGVFFPLYLNTFHGIRSVDPGLIEMGKVYGLKTPQLLWHIIFPGALSSILVGVRFSLGIMWLTLIVAETIAADSGIGYMAMNAREFMQTDVVVLSIVIYALLGKLADAIARTLETKFLAWNPNYQQR